One part of the Tunicatimonas pelagia genome encodes these proteins:
- a CDS encoding T9SS type A sorting domain-containing protein, with translation MKTKNLTYNLEQRISYLGYQKLEEEVLFEKLREKMSQPIPEDKYSSTTLRQCSFEHIITKFLFITTFIITAFDQGWCQTDEEIINQFDRKQLELDNGFELPYYTFTSTAPKPKNGYPLIVGLHGTGEMIDLAGPGSHLTRREVIKGWITPDVQDKYAPYVLAPQLSLDLSWGEEDINTALDAIIQTLIDEGTVDPDRIYVLGHSVGGFGAWAFPVVSKIPVAAIAPMSGFWFSGEEGNPSVKEARDVLSEISVWAFQHASEIDPRSSTNTRAIVTVLEKDDLPFVVNAQPHLDNNILNSTHLYTEYTSETLPCSGVECHRVCDVVIKDPIFIEWLFQQRRGRPPAKVIQITNIDTVSSVSSVSWAIENQENSVAIYFQPVNSEEWILLGQATGSKENYQFTSLSTVSPLRGKLRVDALNTNNEVYSSDTSALVTLKQKLITDVPSEVTQTTVVVYPNPTKDVLYWRGTDRFNEGTYSIVDVLGRVVAKGPVAVDGVSVAQLATGSYLLALRSSRHLGEIVRIRFLKQ, from the coding sequence ATGAAAACAAAAAACCTGACCTATAATTTAGAACAACGGATTTCTTATTTAGGCTACCAAAAGCTGGAAGAGGAAGTGCTGTTTGAGAAGCTTCGCGAAAAAATGAGTCAGCCAATACCTGAAGATAAGTACAGCAGCACTACGCTAAGGCAATGTTCTTTTGAACACATCATTACTAAATTCTTATTTATAACCACTTTTATCATTACTGCTTTTGATCAAGGCTGGTGCCAGACGGATGAAGAAATTATCAATCAGTTTGACCGAAAGCAATTGGAGCTAGACAACGGTTTTGAACTACCCTACTATACGTTTACCTCTACCGCCCCAAAACCTAAGAATGGTTATCCGCTTATTGTAGGGCTACACGGAACCGGCGAGATGATAGATCTTGCCGGGCCGGGTAGCCATCTTACTCGCCGAGAGGTGATCAAAGGGTGGATTACCCCTGACGTACAAGACAAGTATGCGCCCTACGTGCTGGCTCCGCAATTATCTCTTGACCTTTCGTGGGGTGAGGAAGATATTAATACTGCCTTGGATGCCATTATTCAAACGTTGATTGACGAAGGCACGGTAGACCCTGATCGGATATACGTACTGGGTCACTCGGTAGGCGGGTTTGGGGCTTGGGCGTTTCCGGTAGTTTCGAAGATACCCGTCGCAGCTATTGCGCCCATGAGCGGATTTTGGTTTAGTGGGGAGGAGGGAAACCCCTCAGTGAAAGAGGCAAGAGATGTCCTATCAGAAATTTCGGTTTGGGCATTTCAGCACGCTAGTGAGATTGATCCCAGATCGAGTACAAATACTCGAGCTATCGTAACTGTACTAGAAAAAGATGACTTACCCTTTGTTGTAAATGCTCAGCCTCACCTTGATAACAATATTCTAAATAGCACTCATCTTTATACGGAGTACACATCAGAAACACTACCTTGCTCAGGAGTAGAATGTCACCGCGTTTGTGATGTTGTCATAAAAGACCCCATTTTTATTGAGTGGCTTTTTCAGCAACGGCGAGGTCGCCCTCCAGCTAAGGTTATCCAGATTACTAATATTGATACTGTTTCGTCGGTCAGTAGCGTGTCATGGGCGATAGAAAATCAAGAAAATTCGGTAGCTATCTACTTTCAACCTGTAAATAGCGAAGAGTGGATATTGCTAGGCCAAGCTACCGGAAGTAAAGAAAACTATCAGTTTACCAGCCTATCGACTGTATCTCCACTCCGAGGAAAGCTTCGGGTGGATGCACTGAACACGAATAACGAAGTCTACAGTAGTGATACTTCGGCTCTAGTAACGCTGAAACAGAAACTGATTACTGATGTCCCCTCAGAAGTAACTCAAACCACGGTGGTAGTGTACCCTAATCCGACTAAAGATGTACTATACTGGCGGGGCACTGATCGTTTTAACGAGGGCACCTACTCTATTGTAGATGTACTAGGTCGCGTCGTGGCTAAAGGCCCGGTGGCGGTTGACGGAGTGTCGGTAGCTCAGCTTGCCACGGGTAGTTACTTGTTAGCACTACGTTCATCCCGGCATCTCGGCGAAATAGTTCGTATTCGTTTTCTAAAACAATAG
- a CDS encoding helix-turn-helix transcriptional regulator — MITDYTNVFYDHFSKRVSRAPYQFDKEQNYLMRLDAPLSHYAFENNNLTIIYFKNGAGELQWKDKRIRINGDKFVVTNPSLGWEYINPKLKPVDALCIVICGVLREQFSYFKSASPTQQLDNPFGQAGADSFFLEEPLGAAHYKSGQLLQRIHQLSGKPMFHLTHPEELTMTVLGSIYQDQHHGYTLAARVQAKKPSTQLETFKRLLVAYEYIHDNINNPISLNELSRVSSLSKFHLYDSFKNVYGQTPHQYINRIKVAKAKEYLQQKGDSIGEVADLLGFNDISVFSKLFKKIYGNPPSHYQN; from the coding sequence ATGATTACCGATTACACCAATGTTTTCTATGATCATTTCTCTAAGCGCGTATCTAGAGCTCCTTATCAGTTTGACAAGGAGCAAAATTACTTGATGCGCCTTGATGCCCCTTTGTCTCACTATGCTTTTGAGAATAATAATCTTACGATCATTTACTTCAAGAACGGAGCGGGAGAGTTGCAGTGGAAAGATAAGCGGATAAGAATCAACGGGGACAAATTTGTGGTAACTAACCCTAGCCTGGGCTGGGAGTACATCAACCCAAAATTGAAACCCGTTGATGCTCTCTGCATTGTTATTTGCGGAGTACTTAGAGAGCAGTTTAGTTATTTTAAGTCAGCTTCACCGACGCAGCAGTTAGATAATCCGTTTGGTCAAGCAGGCGCAGATTCATTCTTTTTAGAAGAACCGTTGGGGGCGGCTCACTACAAATCAGGTCAGCTCCTACAGCGCATTCACCAGCTCAGTGGCAAGCCGATGTTTCACCTGACCCATCCGGAGGAGCTTACTATGACTGTACTGGGGTCTATTTATCAGGATCAGCATCACGGATACACTCTTGCTGCGCGCGTTCAAGCGAAGAAACCATCAACGCAACTAGAGACTTTTAAAAGACTACTGGTAGCTTACGAATATATCCATGACAACATTAATAACCCTATTTCCCTAAACGAGCTATCGAGAGTGTCTTCTCTTTCCAAATTCCACCTATACGATTCTTTCAAGAATGTCTACGGCCAAACTCCTCATCAATACATTAATCGGATTAAAGTAGCAAAGGCCAAAGAATATCTTCAGCAGAAGGGAGATTCTATCGGAGAAGTAGCAGATTTACTGGGATTTAACGATATATCAGTATTTAGTAAACTCTTTAAGAAAATTTACGGAAATCCACCTTCGCATTACCAAAACTAG
- a CDS encoding NAD(P)H-dependent oxidoreductase — MKQKQVLVVNGHPDKQSFNWALAQAYTDGAQKTSSTIWQLNISDLKFNPNLSFGYRQKTELEPDLLDAIDKIKKADHIVWVFPMWWYGYPALMKGFIDRTFLPGITFQPVEGKAFPNKLLKGKTSRIIVTADTPRWYDYLFMKSPTINQFKKGTLQFCGINPVKVTYIAPIKRSSLAFRNKWLKKVSLLGERLN, encoded by the coding sequence ATGAAACAGAAACAAGTATTAGTAGTAAACGGACATCCGGATAAGCAAAGTTTTAATTGGGCTTTGGCACAAGCGTACACAGATGGTGCTCAAAAAACGAGTTCAACCATTTGGCAGTTAAACATTTCTGACCTAAAGTTCAATCCTAATCTATCGTTCGGTTATCGGCAAAAAACTGAATTGGAGCCAGACCTTTTAGATGCGATAGATAAAATCAAAAAAGCAGATCATATTGTTTGGGTATTTCCGATGTGGTGGTACGGTTACCCGGCCTTGATGAAAGGCTTCATTGACCGGACTTTTCTTCCCGGAATCACCTTTCAACCAGTGGAGGGCAAAGCGTTTCCCAATAAATTACTGAAAGGGAAAACCTCTAGAATAATTGTAACGGCTGATACACCCCGATGGTACGACTACTTATTTATGAAAAGCCCGACGATTAATCAGTTCAAGAAGGGAACATTACAGTTTTGCGGAATCAACCCAGTAAAGGTGACGTACATCGCCCCCATCAAGCGTTCAAGCCTGGCCTTCCGTAATAAATGGCTAAAAAAAGTGTCTTTGTTGGGGGAGCGTTTAAACTAA
- a CDS encoding Crp/Fnr family transcriptional regulator, whose product MNRTPIVNYLKSFGILTDEEIESFLKVATNKSLSKDEHFIKEGRVCKEIVFIVSGVLRSFYYSSDGKEVTYCFTFQNSFLTAYSSFIAQTPTQENIQAITDTGMISVPKEKIVALEKSSANWLRLFKHLAEQEYIKMEKRIFLLQQESAEKRYEDLLKNRPNYLHDIPLNYLASYLGISQRHLSRIRRSMLN is encoded by the coding sequence TCGAACACCGATAGTAAACTACTTAAAGTCATTTGGTATTCTTACTGATGAGGAAATTGAGTCTTTCCTAAAGGTTGCTACTAACAAAAGCCTTAGTAAAGATGAGCATTTTATAAAAGAGGGGCGAGTATGTAAAGAAATTGTATTCATCGTTTCGGGTGTACTACGATCGTTCTATTACTCCTCTGACGGTAAGGAGGTAACCTATTGTTTTACCTTTCAAAACTCTTTTCTAACCGCTTATTCTTCTTTCATCGCGCAGACTCCTACCCAAGAAAACATCCAGGCCATAACGGATACAGGGATGATTTCTGTACCTAAAGAAAAGATTGTAGCACTGGAAAAATCAAGTGCCAACTGGCTACGGCTATTTAAGCATTTGGCTGAGCAGGAGTACATAAAAATGGAAAAGAGAATATTCCTTTTGCAACAAGAATCTGCCGAGAAACGGTACGAAGATCTTCTTAAGAACCGACCCAACTACTTACACGACATACCGCTGAATTATCTTGCTTCTTATTTGGGCATCAGCCAAAGACACCTTAGTAGGATCAGAAGATCGATGTTGAATTAG